The proteins below are encoded in one region of Lactuca sativa cultivar Salinas chromosome 3, Lsat_Salinas_v11, whole genome shotgun sequence:
- the LOC111886512 gene encoding uncharacterized protein LOC111886512, with translation MNLNDLINVSKILITFDVSNIQVNNKDDFLIWFAHIKVFVDNYYDFLTVTDIELAMAVNRISKVPQSMLKGKIDLKDYVDGKSKNGKLTKFLFQVCDVERDAYRIPTHPFTYAFATLPKIQFPATLIVNRGVIHYLLKQNPTPNTDDFRPCCNTPGDDSRPIPTSSTISGLPYSRCCRTPSPALSQTTTVAAPHSHRRDLQVHELRQQVSNMQQTMDEKQSEMNLQMQQMRNDMELQVQRQLAAFIKQINPSINPPSSSYFLF, from the exons ATGAACTTGAATGATCTAATCAATGTGTCGAAGATTCTAATCACTTTTGATGTCTCGAATATTCAAGTGAATAACAAGGATGATTTCCTTATATGGTTCGctcatatcaaggttttcgttGATAACTACTATGATTTCCTAACTGTCACTGATATCGAGCTGGCAATGGCTGTGAATAGAATTTCGAAGGTTCCACAGTCAATGTTGAAAGGGAAGATTGATCTCAAAGATTATGTTGATGGAAAAAGCAAGAATGGGAAGTTGACCAAGTTTTTGTTCCAAGTTTGTGATGTAGAGAG AGATGCCTACAGAATTCCTACGCATCCTTTTACCTACGCATTTGCTACGCTTCCCAAAATACAATTTCCCGCCACTCTAATCGTTAATCGTGGAGTCATCCATTACTTACTCAAACAAAACCCTACGCCTAACACCGATGATTTCCGACCTTGCTGTAACACTCCCGGTGACGATTCCCGACCAATACCTACATCGTCGACAATTTCAG GTTTGCCCTACAGCCGTTGCTGTCGCACTCCATCACCGGCACTGTCCCAAACCACCACCGTCGCTGCCCCACACTCCCATCGTCGAGACCTGCAG GTACATGAGTTGCGACAACAAGTGTCAAACATGCAACAAACCATGGATGAAAAGCAAAGTGAAATGAATTTGCAAATGCAACAAATGCGAAATGATATGGAATTGCAAGTGCAACGACAATTGGCGGCCTTTATAAAACAAATCAATCCATCCATTAATCCACCAAGTAGCTCTTACTTTTTGTTTTAG